Proteins from a single region of Chryseomicrobium sp. FSL W7-1435:
- the argJ gene encoding bifunctional glutamate N-acetyltransferase/amino-acid acetyltransferase ArgJ, with protein sequence MTITPTLKKIERKSLVSPKGFTATGIHCGIKHKKKDLAIVISDIPASVAGVFTTNAIQAAPLKVTKDVVYNTKKMQAIFVNSGNANACTGKQGYLDALAMQQLASDQFSIAPELIGVASTGVIGEPLPMAPIIHGTPKLHPNDDLTGALDFAQAIMTTDTVMKNTSYATTIDGKEIVIAGVAKGSGMIEPNMATMLGFITTDAAIESEHLQAALSAVTEKTFNSITVDGDTSTNDMVLVLANGLAGNNTLTPTHPEWATFLAALEMVAQDLAKLIAKDGEGATKLIEVNVTGAVSDEQARKIAKTVVGSPLVKTAVFGCDANWGRIIAAVGYSGMEIDPDTITIKLGDILVVEDSEPVKFSEDQAMNYLKQHEISISVDLHHGDGEGRAWGCDLTYDYVQINASYRS encoded by the coding sequence TTGACAATCACACCAACACTCAAAAAAATCGAACGTAAATCACTCGTTTCGCCGAAAGGATTTACGGCAACGGGCATACACTGTGGTATTAAGCACAAGAAAAAAGACCTGGCTATCGTCATTAGTGATATACCTGCTTCAGTTGCGGGAGTGTTTACTACAAATGCCATTCAAGCTGCGCCACTAAAGGTGACAAAAGATGTCGTCTACAACACGAAAAAGATGCAAGCCATCTTCGTCAATTCTGGAAATGCCAATGCTTGCACGGGAAAACAAGGCTACCTCGATGCACTTGCTATGCAACAGCTGGCATCTGACCAGTTCTCGATTGCGCCAGAACTAATTGGCGTTGCGTCAACAGGAGTCATCGGAGAACCTCTTCCTATGGCACCAATCATTCACGGAACACCAAAACTTCATCCGAATGACGACCTGACTGGTGCTCTTGATTTCGCCCAAGCTATTATGACGACGGACACGGTGATGAAGAATACTTCGTATGCCACAACAATTGACGGGAAAGAAATCGTAATTGCGGGTGTGGCAAAAGGGTCAGGAATGATCGAGCCAAATATGGCGACGATGCTTGGCTTTATCACGACAGATGCAGCAATCGAATCTGAACATTTGCAGGCGGCACTTTCCGCAGTGACGGAAAAAACATTCAACTCTATCACGGTAGACGGGGACACGTCCACAAACGATATGGTTCTTGTGCTTGCCAATGGTTTGGCAGGTAACAACACACTGACACCAACTCATCCGGAATGGGCAACGTTCCTAGCAGCTCTTGAAATGGTCGCGCAAGACCTTGCCAAACTCATTGCGAAAGACGGGGAAGGTGCTACAAAACTGATTGAAGTCAACGTAACGGGTGCTGTTTCAGATGAACAAGCTCGTAAAATTGCCAAGACGGTTGTCGGGTCTCCGCTCGTCAAAACGGCAGTCTTTGGTTGCGACGCCAACTGGGGACGTATTATTGCAGCGGTTGGGTACAGCGGGATGGAAATTGATCCCGATACGATTACGATCAAGCTTGGGGACATTTTAGTCGTCGAAGACAGTGAGCCAGTGAAGTTTTCCGAAGACCAAGCTATGAACTACTTGAAGCAACACGAGATTTCAATTTCTGTAGACCTTCACCACGGGGATGGAGAAGGACGCGCTTGGGGGTGCGATTTAACGTATGACTACGTCCAAATCAACGCAAGTTATCGTTCCTAA
- the argB gene encoding acetylglutamate kinase, giving the protein MTTSKSTQVIVPNCHVIKIGGSTLAHLSQAFIKSLKHRVEAGQRIIVVHGGGPNINEALRNQGIVSETVDGIRVTTPEMISTIRNILIGEVNSGLVGKLNASGISAAGLNGFDGIFSTDYLDQEIYGEVGVVTEVNAVKFQLLLKAGIIPVVACVGTSIEGTPLNINADTLAAGIAAGVQAKSLLLVTDTPGIKKDGETVKSASEQDIRKWIANGIIYGGMIPKVQAALTCLEAGVKAVQITDDTLVGTTVKAINPLTTRNAKEVHTNA; this is encoded by the coding sequence ATGACTACGTCCAAATCAACGCAAGTTATCGTTCCTAATTGTCACGTCATCAAAATAGGTGGCAGTACACTCGCTCATTTATCGCAAGCATTCATCAAAAGCCTGAAGCACCGGGTTGAGGCCGGTCAACGGATCATAGTCGTCCACGGTGGCGGTCCCAATATCAATGAAGCCCTTAGGAATCAAGGGATTGTATCAGAGACTGTGGATGGCATCCGAGTCACTACACCAGAAATGATCAGCACGATTCGCAACATTTTAATTGGTGAGGTCAATTCAGGACTGGTCGGCAAATTAAATGCTTCCGGTATTTCCGCTGCAGGTCTTAATGGCTTTGACGGGATATTTTCAACAGACTATCTGGATCAGGAAATTTACGGGGAAGTTGGGGTCGTTACCGAAGTCAACGCGGTGAAGTTTCAATTGCTTTTAAAAGCAGGAATTATTCCGGTCGTTGCTTGTGTAGGCACTTCAATAGAAGGAACTCCGTTAAATATTAATGCGGATACGCTCGCAGCAGGCATTGCAGCAGGCGTTCAAGCGAAATCTTTATTGCTCGTCACAGATACGCCGGGCATTAAAAAAGACGGGGAGACCGTGAAGTCGGCAAGTGAGCAGGATATTCGAAAGTGGATAGCGAATGGTATCATTTATGGGGGGATGATCCCGAAGGTGCAAGCTGCTCTTACGTGTCTTGAGGCCGGTGTCAAAGCCGTGCAAATTACTGACGATACACTGGTAGGCACGACCGTCAAGGCGATCAACCCACTCACCACGCGAAATGCGAAGGAGGTTCACACGAATGCCTGA
- the argC gene encoding N-acetyl-gamma-glutamyl-phosphate reductase, translated as MKIGIIGATGYGGLELIRILTNHPNVHEIHVFSSSEENIQISHKYTHLMNINEQPLQAIDSDVLAELDVVFTGTPAGVASQILPTLVGRGPKLIDLSGDFRIKDPAIYEAWYQKPAAPQAVVEQAVYGLPEWNRQKIEQATLIANPGCYPTATLLSLLPLVNEGLIDPAHLYTDAKSGVSGAGNKPSQLTHYSELNENFSIYKINSHQHIPEIEQTLETHTGKKPVLTFNTHLVPMTRGIMATSYAPLTVGTTNKHIQDALKSTYENEPFVRVFENKPVFSTKQVYGSNFCDIQVTVDPRTNRATIVGVIDNLMKGAAGQAVQNMNLMCGLDEKAGLNLVPLMI; from the coding sequence ATGAAAATCGGAATTATAGGCGCTACAGGATACGGGGGACTTGAACTCATCCGTATTTTGACTAATCACCCGAACGTCCACGAAATCCACGTGTTTTCCTCCTCGGAAGAAAATATTCAAATTTCGCATAAATATACACATTTGATGAATATAAATGAGCAGCCTCTGCAAGCCATTGATTCGGATGTATTGGCCGAACTTGATGTCGTATTCACTGGTACGCCCGCAGGAGTCGCTTCTCAAATCCTACCTACTTTAGTAGGAAGAGGGCCGAAACTTATTGATCTGTCTGGAGACTTCCGCATAAAAGATCCTGCGATTTATGAGGCATGGTACCAAAAACCTGCAGCACCACAAGCGGTTGTGGAGCAAGCGGTATATGGTCTTCCGGAATGGAACCGGCAAAAAATCGAGCAAGCCACATTGATTGCCAATCCCGGATGTTACCCGACGGCGACATTGCTCAGTCTGCTTCCGCTAGTTAACGAAGGACTCATTGACCCTGCGCATCTCTATACCGATGCAAAAAGTGGCGTTTCTGGTGCAGGCAACAAGCCTTCCCAACTGACGCATTACAGTGAGTTAAACGAAAATTTCTCCATCTACAAAATTAATAGTCATCAACATATCCCGGAAATCGAACAGACGCTTGAAACCCACACAGGTAAAAAGCCAGTGTTGACGTTCAATACGCATCTTGTCCCGATGACGCGGGGAATCATGGCCACGAGCTATGCGCCACTAACAGTAGGAACAACTAATAAACACATTCAAGATGCTTTAAAATCTACATACGAAAACGAACCCTTCGTCCGAGTGTTCGAGAACAAGCCTGTTTTCAGCACGAAGCAAGTGTACGGTTCGAATTTCTGCGACATTCAAGTGACCGTCGATCCGCGTACCAATCGGGCCACCATTGTGGGAGTCATCGACAACTTGATGAAAGGTGCGGCCGGACAAGCTGTACAAAACATGAATCTGATGTGCGGACTGGATGAGAAGGCGGGACTAAATCTGGTTCCCCTCATGATCTAA